A window from Primulina huaijiensis isolate GDHJ02 chromosome 13, ASM1229523v2, whole genome shotgun sequence encodes these proteins:
- the LOC140990829 gene encoding probable U3 small nucleolar RNA-associated protein 11, which produces MSSLRNAIPRKAHKERAQPHLRRKFGLLEKHKDYVIRAKAYHQKEQTLQKLKEKAALRNPDEFYFKMIKTKTVGGVHKPESQANKYTNEELMLMKTQDIGYVLQKLQTEKKKIERLNGMLHSLDNQSSSKHVYYADNREEAREVRKKVSEQGNPSAFKDLPKVILRKTDSSYRELEARKKRLKDLEKIYTDMSMQKELQKRGKKRKLREDEMVSPTSRPVYKWRQERKR; this is translated from the exons ATGTCGTCTTTAAGGAATGCTATTCCAAGAAAAGCTCACAAGGAGCGCGCTCAGCC GCATTTGAGAAGGAAATTTGGGCTGCTCGAAAAACATAAAGATTATGTCATTCGTGCAAAAGCCTATCACCAGAAGGAGCAGACTTTACAG AAACTTAAGGAAAAAGCAGCATTGAGGAACCCAGATGAATTTTACTTCAAGATGATTAAAACAAAAACTGTTGGCGGAGTCCATAAACCTGA GAGCCAGGCTAATAAGTACACTAACGAAGAGCTGATGTTGATGAAGACCCAAGACATTGGATATGTTTTGCAGAAGCTTCAAACTGAAAAAAAG AAAATTGAAAGACTGAATGGTATGCTGCATTCTCTTGACAATCAGTCATCATCCAAACATGTTTATTATGCCGACAACAG GGAGGAGGCAAGAGAAGTACGCAAAAAAGTTTCAGAACAAGGGAACCCATCTGCTTTTAAAGACTTGCCTAAAGTTATTTTGAG GAAGACAGATTCTTCATATCGAGAGCTAGAGGCTAGAAAAAAACGGTTAAAAGATCTAGAGAAAATATACACGGATATGTCTATGCAGAAAGAGTTACAG AAAAGGGGTAAGAAACGCAAACTGCGTGAAGATGAAATGGTTAGTCCCACTTCAAGACCCGTGTATAAATGGCGACAGGAAAGGAAGCGTTGA